actgagttgattctgactcacagggaccctatcactataggacagagtagaactgccccatagggctgccaaggctgtaatcttcatcgAAGCTGACTGCCtcacctttctccctcagagcagctggtgggttcgagccactggcctttaggttagcagctgagcacttaaccactgccctgccAGGGCTCCCGCCAGCTGCTGGATTGGGGGACGGAGCTGGGGTTGAGGGTGTGAGTCACACCTGAGGAGAAGTCAAAGCTCAGAGAGCCAGAGGGCAGGGAGAGAGGGGCCTGGGGGTGAAGGAGAACCCAGGGGTTAGGGACAAAAGACAAGGGCAGAAACAAAGATGGAGAAACCGGGGGCGGGATAAGCTCTCAGGccagccctgcccccacccttcCACTCCTCCCAACCGGGCAGCTGGCTGAAGCTGCAGAAGGGACATCTgtccccatggaaacagcagaggtgggggaggggagcagggcCCATCCCAGCTGGTGTCACTTCAAGGTGATAGTCTGGCAGGAGACCCCGGGGCTGGTAAACCCCAGGGAGCCCCTGACctacccttcctcccccctctccaGGGCTGCCTGGGGGGAGGTGTCAGCTGGGGAGGGGGTGGTCCCAGAGTAGGGCACTGCTGAGAGGCTGGGGACACTGCCTCCCTGCTCCTTGGACCTGTCCCCCCACCCAAGGCTGGTGAGATGTCAGAGTCCCCTTGCAACAGAGGGTCTCTCCAACCATCTCTGGGAGCTCTGGGCCCCTACTGTCTGTCATTAGCTGTTGGGCGCTGGGGATAAGGGTGTGAACAGGGCAGACGTGCTTCTAGTCCACTGGGCATTAACCAAGTCACCGACAAATTACATaatcgactcatagcaaacctataggacagaatagaactgccccatagggtttccaaggagtggctggtggaactgccccatagggtttccaaggagcggctggtggagtcaaactgcccaccttttggttagctgctgagctcttaaccactgttgcaccagggctccactaacctaaaggtcagcggttcaaacccacccagtggctctttggtagaaaggcctggtgatctgctcctgtaaagattacagcctaggaaaccctatggggcagttctgctctgtcatatggggtcactaggagtcagaatcaatccgatggcacttaacaacagcaggcATCACAATCTGTGTTGAGTGCCACAAAGGAGAGTAACGAGAAAGCGTACCGGGAGGGCCCACCTAGTCTTAAATCCAGGAGGGCTCCCAGGAGGGGGAGGCTGAGCTCCTGGCAGAGGTGTTCCGAGGGTCTGCCATTCTCCTCCCACCCAGACTTGCACTTACTGAGTTTGTCTCTGTGCCCACATGGGCCTGATGTCGCTCCCTGGCTTAGCCTGAGccatgttgctgttagctgccatcgagtcagcccctgactcgcaGTCccgtgcacaacggaacaaaatgccgcctggccctgcgccatccccacgatcgCCTGTGGATCACACTGCTGTGTCCCACGGGGTTTTCACTCATTTTTGGAagctgatcgccaggtctttctcctagtccatcttagtctggaggttcTGCTGAAGCCGTCAGCAGcctagcaacacgtaagcctccactgacgacAGGTGGTGGCTGGCTGCTCATGAGGCCCACTGGCTGGAAATTGatcctgggtctcccgcatggaaggtgagaattctaccactgaaccgccaaatCGCCATCAACTCtgcctttgctttcttcactAGGCTTTATTGGGTGttgtgggggaggagggaggtccAGGGTCAGTTACATTTCCACATAGCCTGAGCCGCTGGTGGGGTCCCTCCGGGATGCCCAGGAGCTCAGACTCTCCTTCCCGCTCTAGGAGACCCTCTTGGCCATGGCTGCTCAAAGGCACGTGGGCTGGGAGAGACCATGGTAGAGATGGGGTGGCTAGGTCCCAGGCTGGGGCAAGGTCTGGGGGGCAGACATGGCTGGAGGTTGGGGGGCAGACACGGCTGGGGGTTGGGGGGCAGACACGGCTGGGGTTTGGGGGGCTGGGGGAAAGAGGTCGAATAGAAGCTCTGGCCTTTCTGGTCCGATCTGGGTGGGTCCAGCACCTTCCTTTCCCCAGGCCACGCCTTAGTCTTCTTTGGGGTTCCCTGGGGCCGGTATAGGACATTGCTGTAGAAATGATTTCCTGGCGGGAGAGGGGGGTGACACAGGCCAAAAGTTGACAGTTGCTCAAGAGAGCCGGCCTGGCCCACCTCTGGGGACTCTGTCTTCACTCCTGAAAAACACGGGTGCAGGGGACAGCCTTCTCCATCTATCTCCCCCTCCCCGCTGCCCTAGCCCACCCCCTTCCAAGGGCTGGTACATAAACCCTATGGGAATCCATTCCCTCAAGTCAAGCGGCTGCAGTTCCCGCCTCCGCCACGAGGGGGCGGGTCGCCAGCAGATGGGGGAGTCCTCAGTTACCTGGGCCCTTACCTGAGTCCCTGTGCAGACGGCGACGGCGGCCCCAGATCCCAGCGCCCAGCGCGATAGCGGCCACGACCACGACCCCCGCCATCAGCAGCGAGGAGAGAAGTCCTGTGGGGACCGTGGGCGTTCTGAGAGGAGAACGGGAGTGGGGACGGAGCTGGGGGAGAGACATGCGGGCGGGGCTCACCTGGGAAGCTGGAAGCAGGGGTCCCTTGGGGATCATCTGCGGACAAGAAAACTTGGTTGCGGGGATGCCCACCTTGGAGTCTGGCCTCCTGTACTCTTCAGCCTCAGAAGCTTCCTCTTTCCCCACGTGAGACCTCGGAACTCCTGCCCTGCCATGCTGCATGACTCAGGGATGGTGTTCTCTCTGACCCTCGATTTCCTCTTCTATTAAATGGGGATAATCGTCCCTACCTTGGCAGTTATTGTGAAATAACTGCCAACTGGATTTTTTCATCACGCTCATCACTGGTCCCATCACCCTTATCATGCGCTCCACCATCCACATCACGACCCCTGTCATCCCACTGTCAGTAATCTagtgctgttacaacagaaataccataaatgggtggctttaacaaatggaaatctATGTTTTCacagttgttgtggttaggtgccatcgagtcagttctgactcgtagccacccACTGctcggtcccgtgccatcctcacaactgttgttatgtttgaccccattgttgcagccactgtgtcgaaccatctcgttgagggtcttactctttttccctgaccctctacgttaccgagcatcatgtccttctccagggactgatccctcctgataacacgacAAAAGTGTGaggcgaagtctcgccatccttgcttctaaggagcattctggctgtacttcttctggcagtccatggtatattcagtggtcttcaccaacaccacaattcaaaggcatcaattctttttcagtcttccttattcattgtccagcttttcatgcatatgaggcacctgaaaacaccaaggcttgggccGGGCACACCTCAGTGCTCAAAGGACCAtccttgctttctaacactttaaagatctttcgcgcagatttgcccaatgcagtgaatcttttgatttcttgactgctggtccCATgggtgaggattcttgttttctttatgttgaggtgtaatccatactgaaggctgtggtcttcgatcttcatcagtaagtccttcaagtcctcttcactttcagcaagcaaggctgtgtcatctgcataatgcaggttgttaatgagtcttcctccaaccctgatgccccgttcttcttcatatagtccagttgatcagattatttgctcagcatacagatggaataagtatggtgaaaggatacaaccctgacacactcctttcctgattttaaaccacacagtatcctcttgttctgttccaacaactgcctcttggtctatgtacaagtttcgtacgagcacaattaagtgttctggaattcccattcttcgcagtgttatccatagtttgttatgacccacacagtcaaatgcctttgcataatcaataaaacacaggtaaacatccttctggtattctctgctttcagccaggatccatctgacatcagcaatgatatccctggttccatgtcctcttctgaaaccggcctgaatttctggcagttccctgttgatacactgctgcagccgtttgtgaatgatctgcaaaattttacttgcgtgtgatacttatgatattgttctacaatttccgcatttggttggatcacctttcttaggaataggcataaatatggatttcttccagctggccggccaggtaactgtcttccaagtttcttggcatagagacgagtgagcacctccagcgctgcatccgtttgttgaaacatctcaattgatagtccatcaattcctggagccttgttttttgccaatgccttcagagcagcttggacttcttccttctgtaccatcggttcctgaccatatgccacctcctgaaatggctgaatgtcgactgattctttttagttcagtgactctgtgtattccttctgtctttttttgatggttcctgcattgttaaatattttgcccaaagactccttcaatattgcaactcaaggcttgaatttttttcatcagttctttcaacttgagaaatgctgagagtgttcttcccttttggttttctaactccaggtctttgcacatatcatcataatactttgtcttctcaagctgccttttgaaatcttctgttcagctattttacttcatcgtttcttctatttgcttttgctactctgtgttcaaggtcaagcttcagagtctcttctgacatacattttggccttttctttctttcctgtctttttaatgactttttgctatcttcatgtatgatgtccttgatgtcatctcacaactcgtctggtcttcggtcattagtgttcatatgtcaaatctattcttgagatggtctctaaattcaagtgggacatactcaaggttgtactttagctctcatggacttgttctaattttcttcagcttcaacttgaacttgcatatgagcaattgatggtctgttccatagtcagaatgccaaagatgaagaaattgaagatttttactaacttccgcagtctgaaattgatcacatgaataatcaagatgcattgataattactggtgattggaatgtgaaagttggaaataaagaagggtcagtagttggaaatatggccttggtgatagaaacgacactggaaatctcatgatagaattctgcaagaccaacgacctatATTCATTGGTaatacctttttacaacaacataagtggtgactgtacacgtggacctcaccagatggaacacacaggaaccaaatcaactacatctattaAAAGAGATGACGGAGAAGCTTAATATCAATAGTCCTCACATTAGGAGCCTGGGAGTCTGAATTTGTGGTGATGTTCATGTGGCTTGGCTTTTCTCTTCCCCCAtatctgcttctctcacttgcttgttaAATTTCTTTTGTATCTCGAAAAAGGTTGACTTAAGACGCAccatacactaatcctgtcttattaacataacaaagaaaactcatcccCAAATAGGATTAATAACCACAGACAGAGgggttagcatttacaacacatatttttgaaggacacagttcaatccataacagccatcATGTGTTCCACCATCTCCATGATGAACCCCAACATCCCAACCATGAGCTCCATTATCCTTGTCCTGAGCTCCATCATCCCCATCATGAGCCCCATCGCCCTCACCATGAGCTCGATCATCCTGCTATGAGACCCACCATCCTCATCATGAACTTCGTCATCCTCATTGTCAGCTTCACCACCCTTGTGAATTCCACCATCCCCATCATGAGCTCCATTATCCACATCATACCCACCATGAACCCCGTCATCTTCATCACGAGCTCCACCATCCCCATCATGAGCTCCGTCACCCTCATTGTCAGCTGCCCTACCTTCATGTGTTCCACCATTCCCCCATTCCCACTATGAGTTCCACCAACCCCATCACCCTTATTATAAGCTCCATCAcccccactgtcatggattgaattgtgtccccccaaaatatgtgacaacttggctgggccatgattcccatgattgtgtggttgacctccattttgtgatttgatgtaattttcctatgtgttgtaaatcctaatctctgcctctggTTAATGACGCAAGATTaggttacgttaaagaggattagggtgggatgcaacacccttactcaggtcacagccctgacctgaagtaaagggagtttccctgggatgtggcctgcatcatcttttttttttttttttttaacttttattgagcttcaagtgaacgtttacaaatcaagtcagtctgtcacatataaattaatatacatcttactccttactcccacttgctctccccctaatgagtcagcccttccagtctctcctttcgtgaaaactttggcagcctccaactctctctatcctcccatcccccctccagacaggagatgccaacacaatctcaagtgtccacctgatataattagctcactcttcatcagcatctctctcccacccactgtccagtccctttcatgtctgatgaattgtcttcggggatggttcctgtcctgtgccaacagaaggtttggggaccgtgactgccgggattcctctagtcacatccagaccattaagtatggtctttttatgagaatttggggtctgcatcccacttatctcctgctccctcaagggttctttattgtgctccctgtgagggcagtcatcggttgtggccgggcaccaactagttcttctggtctcaggataatgtaggtctctggttcatgtggccctctctgtctcttgggctcttagttgtcgtgtgaccttggtgttcttcattctcctttgctccaggtgggttgagaccaattgatgcatcttagatggccgcttgttagcttttaagaccccagacgccacatttcaaagtgggatgcagaatgttttcataatagaattattttgccaattgacttagaagtccccttaaaccatggttcccaaactccc
This DNA window, taken from Elephas maximus indicus isolate mEleMax1 chromosome 3, mEleMax1 primary haplotype, whole genome shotgun sequence, encodes the following:
- the TMIGD2 gene encoding transmembrane and immunoglobulin domain-containing protein 2 isoform X2, which gives rise to MESASTALVLLVQLSALLGTTSLSVKQGPTSLWVEQGSQVTLTCQVAYAQAWERLRIGWTKDGQVLCQTHVTNNSLSLGVCGPRGWLVWQSPGNLTLRLDQVSANDSGDYVCWAAVEIPELEESEGNGTHLLVAPDDPQGTPASSFPGLLSSLLMAGVVVVAAIALGAGIWGRRRRLHRDSGNHFYSNVLYRPQGTPKKTKAWPGERKVLDPPRSDQKGQSFYSTSFPQPPKPQPCLPPNPQPCLPPNLQPCLPPRPCPSLGPSHPISTMVSPSPRAFEQPWPRGSPRAGRRV
- the TMIGD2 gene encoding transmembrane and immunoglobulin domain-containing protein 2 isoform X1, coding for MESASTALVLLVQLSALLGTTSLSVKQGPTSLWVEQGSQVTLTCQVAYAQAWERLRIGWTKDGQVLCQTHVTNNSLSLGVCGPRGWLVWQSPGNLTLRLDQVSANDSGDYVCWAAVEIPELEESEGNGTHLLVAPDDPQGTPASSFPGEPRPHVSPPAPSPLPFSSQNAHGPHRTSLLAADGGGRGRGRYRAGRWDLGPPSPSAQGLREPQRRLRRGLGKGRCWTHPDRTRKARASIRPLSPSPPNPSRVCPPTPSRVCPPTSSHVCPPDLAPAWDLATPSLPWSLPAHVPLSSHGQEGLLEREGESELLGIPEGPHQRLRLCGNVTDPGPPSSPTTPNKA